In Fusobacterium sp. SYSU M8D902, the genomic window TTAGCATTATTTATCATTTCCATAAAACATATTATATAGTTTTTCTACACTCTTAGAATTTCTTATACCTGGAGCAAGATCAATTAGACCTATCTTATATATTCTATCATTTTTAATAGCATCTATATCTTTTAATCCAGGGTGATTTTTTAAGAATTTGATCTTTTCATCTCCAGTTATACCAGAATAATACTCTGTTACCACTATTATTTCAGGATTTTTTTCAGCAATACTTTCAAAAGATACTGTTGTATAATCTTGTCCTAAGTCTTTAAATATATTATCTCCACCAGCTAGAGAGATAAGATCATTAGGAAGTCCTGAACCACCTACAAAGGCTTCACCCTCTCCAGAGTCATAGATTAATACTCTAGGCTTACTTTTTATATTTTTTGTTTTTTCTGTTATTGTTGCTACCTCTTTTTTCATCTTATCTACAATAGATTTAGCTCTTTCAGGCACTTCAAATATATTTCCAAGTAGGATGAAATCAGAGTAAACACTTTCAATAGTAGCATCAGGAGCTAAACCACTAGAAATAAATGGGACTATTCCTCTCTCTTCTAATTCATCTAATGAACCAGTAGCTTCTTCAGTAATTGATTGCTCCCAACCTGTTACAAAGTCTGGATCAGTAGCAATGAAGGACTCTTTTGAAATAGAGTGCCCCTCTCCCATTTGAAGTTCAGGAATTTTGCTATAAGCCTCTCTATAATCAGGAAGTATCTCCTCATTTAGAAGAGCTGTTCCAATCATTCTATCTTCTAAACCTAGAGCTAAAAGTGTTTCTGTCATAAATTGTGCTAGGGTTACAGCTCTTTTAGGAGCTTTAGTAACTGTGATCTCTTTTTTATAGACACCGTCATCAAATATATAGTTTACGTTATTATATGCAAAGCTTGAAATTGATATTAAAAATCCTAAAAATATCTTTTTTAAATTCATCTATTCTCCTTTATTATCTCCTATTCAATACTGTATAAGTTCTAATATTTTCTTAAATCTAAACTTTCTAGTTGAAAAAATTCATCTCTTATAAAATTATGGATAGTTCCAATGACTTTTTGAATGTCTTGAGTAAGATTTCCAAGAATTCTGACAACAAATCCATTTTTTTCAAGAAGAGATATTCCAAATTTAACATCTAAATTCAAATTTTTGGTCAATTCTTTTATCTTTTTAACCAACTCTTTATCAACCTTACTACTTATTACAAGCATTGTTCCAAAGTTTTTATATCCTTCTAAAACACCAAAACTCTGAACATCATAGTTTTGAGGAACTATTTTTAAATTATCTAAATAGATAGGTTCACCCTGTAAGTAGATGTCAGTTTTCATTTTAGCACTTGTGTATTGAAAAAGTTTACCATCTGGAGACCAACCAGCAGTAATACCATCAGAGTATATAAGTGTACTATTTTCCTCTAAAAAAATCTCTGTTTTTTGTTCATAGACAGCATCTTTGTATAAGATTACACTATCGTTGATAAATTCTAAATTACTATTCTCTTCAAGTTCAATTTTTGTATACTGTTTAGAAGGAATATCATTCTCACTCTTATATACTTTATTAGGAGCTTGTGTAGTGAGGATAGTATGACTATCTTTCAAGAGTTTGATCTGATTCTCATAGTATTCTCCTTCAATATATCCACCACCTAATTGTATTAAGTAGTAGCAAGGTATCTCATCACTATCTAAATATATAGCTGGAGATACTTTTGCAGCTCCTACAGTATAGCTTTTACTAGCCCCTGTTCTTCTAGGAAATCTTTTTAAAATGAGTTCGGTATAACCAGCAAGATTATTTTGTCTTAAATCATCTACTGTGATTTTTTCTCTCATCTTATTTTAACCCCTCTAAAAGACAGTTAGATTTTATCCATTGAATAACACTGTTAACACCTTCATCAGTTTTTAAGTTTGTAAAGATAAAATCCTTTTCTTTTCTAAATACTTTTGTATCCTCTCTCATTACATCAAGATTAGCTCCCACATATGGTGCTAAATCTATTTTATTTATAATGAACATATCACTTTTTATCATTCCTTGACCAGCTTTTCTAGGGATTTTTTCCCCTTGTGCCACGTCAATGATATAGATTGAGAAATCAACTAGATCAGGACTAAAAGTAGCAGCTAGGTTATCTCCACCACTTTCTAAAAATATTATATCTAAATCGTCAAATCTACTTTTTAATTCATCTATTGCTGCAAAGTTCATAGAAGCGTCCTCTCTTATAGCTGTATGAGGACAACCACCTGTCTCTACTCCGATTATTCTATCTTCAGGTAAAACAGAGTTTTTTACCATAAACATTGCGTCTTCTTTTGTATATATATCGTTTGTAATAACAGCAATCTTATAATCTTTTGCCATTACTCTAGTAACTCTTTCAATAAGAAGTGTTTTTCCTGAACCGACTGGTCCACCAACACCTATTATAACTGGTTCCATTCTATCTCCCTTCTATTCATTAAGACATAAAAAGTCTAAATATTAAACCTTCGTGATTTATTTGTGAAATCTCTAATCCTGGTACTGTTAGTCCAAAATCATCAAAATCTAATTTTTTTATTTTTTCTACTAAATTTTCAAAAATCTCAAAAAATTCTTTCATTATTAAAAGTCCATCTTTTTGTCCCAACGGAATTGCTCTCACTCCATTTTGGATTAAAGTTGACACTGTACTATACATATAGTATGTTAAAGCTTCCTCCATAGAGATCTCTAGATTGTACATCAAAATAGCTGTAGCTATGCTAGGACTACCAAATGATAATTTCCCTTTGATTCTCTTTTCATACTCTCTCAATAAAGGAATATCATACAGTTCCAAATAAGTTTTTATCATTCTTTGACCAACAAGTTTAGCTCCATATCTACTCTCTTTTGCACTATTTTGAACTGTTAGCATTCTATCTAATTGCCAGATCTGATCAAGCTGATTATCCTTTAAATACTCATATACAAGTCTGATAGCAAATCCATCAGAATAAATAAATTGATGTTCTAAATATGAGTTTAACCAAAGTTTAAGAGTTTGACTATCACATATCTGTCCATCTCTCAGATAGGTTTCCATTCCAAAAGAGTGATTAAAAGAACCAACAGGAAAATTTGAATCACAAATTTGTAAGATGCTTAAAAATCTCATTTTAGTGGCTGTGGTCAACATGTCTAAATGCCTGCTTTAACTTCATATTTTTTCTTTCAAATTGAACTTTTATATCCATTAAGAATTTTTCTACTAAATAATCATATTGGATTATAATTTTTCCATCTTCTATTTGTACAGGTAGATGTTTGTTTCCAAGATTATGAGCAACCTCTCCCATCTCATTTATATCTCTAGGAGTGATTACAAGTACATCATCTTCTTTTACAGAGATGATTACCATATTGTGTCCATCATTAAAAAGAATATCCCCATCTCTCATTTCGCTCCCTTTAGGAAGTGAGATACCATACTCATTTCCATGATCAGATGTAACTCTTAAAACTCTCTTTAAAAGCTCATCACTCTCTAGATATATTCTCTCTATATGTATGTGTTGCTCATCATGGTGATGATGTTCACACTCATCATGGTGCATA contains:
- a CDS encoding urease accessory protein UreD, coding for MREKITVDDLRQNNLAGYTELILKRFPRRTGASKSYTVGAAKVSPAIYLDSDEIPCYYLIQLGGGYIEGEYYENQIKLLKDSHTILTTQAPNKVYKSENDIPSKQYTKIELEENSNLEFINDSVILYKDAVYEQKTEIFLEENSTLIYSDGITAGWSPDGKLFQYTSAKMKTDIYLQGEPIYLDNLKIVPQNYDVQSFGVLEGYKNFGTMLVISSKVDKELVKKIKELTKNLNLDVKFGISLLEKNGFVVRILGNLTQDIQKVIGTIHNFIRDEFFQLESLDLRKY
- a CDS encoding urease accessory protein UreF — translated: MLTTATKMRFLSILQICDSNFPVGSFNHSFGMETYLRDGQICDSQTLKLWLNSYLEHQFIYSDGFAIRLVYEYLKDNQLDQIWQLDRMLTVQNSAKESRYGAKLVGQRMIKTYLELYDIPLLREYEKRIKGKLSFGSPSIATAILMYNLEISMEEALTYYMYSTVSTLIQNGVRAIPLGQKDGLLIMKEFFEIFENLVEKIKKLDFDDFGLTVPGLEISQINHEGLIFRLFMS
- a CDS encoding ABC transporter substrate-binding protein; its protein translation is MNLKKIFLGFLISISSFAYNNVNYIFDDGVYKKEITVTKAPKRAVTLAQFMTETLLALGLEDRMIGTALLNEEILPDYREAYSKIPELQMGEGHSISKESFIATDPDFVTGWEQSITEEATGSLDELEERGIVPFISSGLAPDATIESVYSDFILLGNIFEVPERAKSIVDKMKKEVATITEKTKNIKSKPRVLIYDSGEGEAFVGGSGLPNDLISLAGGDNIFKDLGQDYTTVSFESIAEKNPEIIVVTEYYSGITGDEKIKFLKNHPGLKDIDAIKNDRIYKIGLIDLAPGIRNSKSVEKLYNMFYGNDK
- the ureG gene encoding urease accessory protein UreG, with product MEPVIIGVGGPVGSGKTLLIERVTRVMAKDYKIAVITNDIYTKEDAMFMVKNSVLPEDRIIGVETGGCPHTAIREDASMNFAAIDELKSRFDDLDIIFLESGGDNLAATFSPDLVDFSIYIIDVAQGEKIPRKAGQGMIKSDMFIINKIDLAPYVGANLDVMREDTKVFRKEKDFIFTNLKTDEGVNSVIQWIKSNCLLEGLK
- a CDS encoding urease accessory protein UreE; this translates as MILDKILGNIKDLDMHHDECEHHHHDEQHIHIERIYLESDELLKRVLRVTSDHGNEYGISLPKGSEMRDGDILFNDGHNMVIISVKEDDVLVITPRDINEMGEVAHNLGNKHLPVQIEDGKIIIQYDYLVEKFLMDIKVQFERKNMKLKQAFRHVDHSH